The genome window GATCTAACCGATGCATCCCACGGCAATGCCGCCGCCTTTGGCCTCGCCGATATGATCACCGAGCGTCTCGCCAAAAAGATCGATTTCGTCGCCTCCTACATCAACATGCGTACTAGTGGTGAAGGCGGCACCCAACGTGCCCGATTGCCCCTGATCCTGCCTACACCAGAAGATTGCGTGCGCACCGGTATTGCGACCTGCGGCAGAGGCGACTGGGCTAAAGTGCGCCTCGCGCGTATCCGAAATACGGCCGATCTCCAAAACCTTGAAATAAGCCAAGCCCTGCTCGAGGAAGCAAAAAGAAACCCGGATCTCGAAGTCGCTACGGAGGGACATGCCTTAGACCTAAGCCAACCGCTGCCCGCTGGGCGATAGGACAACCCGAGCGAGCCCTTTTAGAAGTGAATGGCTAATTGGGTAGTGAATACGGAGTTGCCGGTAGAGCGGGATGTATCTAACAGGGGAGAGGTACTGTTGCCGTATTGATAGAGCAGTTGCAACATCGCGTTGCGAGTGAGATTTAAACCGGCCCCTAATGTGAAAAACTGCTGAGAGGAGAGAGAACGCCCTCCAAGACCGGAGGCAGTTGAGAGATCGTAAAAAATGCTCTCAAACCCCGCACTCAGATGCAAGCCAGGGAACGGGTCCCAGACGACTCCCGCCTGTCCACGGTATACTCCGTTCAAAACCATATCCGATAGGGCATCTCTATTGTTGGGATTCATCAGGATTTCGCCCATCAAGTAGCTTTGAAGCGACCGAGATAGCCGCAACGAAAAACTAGTAAACGGCCCCTCCAACAGGGTGCTGTTCGACAACAGAAGGCTACTTGCTAGAAGTGAGTTATTATCGAGCGAAGGCGCCACAAACTGAAAGCCCAATTCCGCACTCGCCGGCCCGTTGGCATACCCTATGTGAAAACGATAGGCATTGCTTCCCAGCAAGGCATAGCTGTTTCCATCGAGGATGGGAACTAAATTGCGTAGTGCCTCGGCTTGCAGAGTAACGTTGGGCTGAAGCTGATAGGTGAGACGTGTCGTGTAAGACAGGAACCCAGCACTTGGAGGAAGCAGCGGATCAAAGGCAGTGGCATCACCTAGTTGCATCTGCAGTTGTGCGGCGCGAGCCAGAGAGAGTTGAAAGGCAACTCCAGGGCTAGAGGCGTTGCTAAGCCGTAAAGCATTGCCTAGGTCTGCGATATTCGCTGTGGGCAGCAACGCGGCCTCAACGGCCCTAGACGAGGATGACCTGACAAACGCATTGCCAGTCGGCAATGACGGTTCTAACAAAGGAAGTTGAGGGTCTACATGGGCGGTCACTTGCAAAGAGGGGCTAGGAACCGAAGCTGATAAGGCCGAATTTGCAGAATTGGTAAGTGATGCCTCTACAGCGGCAACGCTAGCCTCAGCCGCAGCATGCGTCTCGCCTAGCATCTTCAACTCCGGCTCGAACTCCGCCACTAGCCGCTTGAGCGGCTCGATGTCTTTAAGGGTAATATGCGTTGCCGAGCTCGCTACAGAGAGCCTATCAAGAGCACGCTTCAAAGCCACAGCCAACTCGTAGCGAGAGCGAAGGGTTTTTCCTTGAAAATAGTCTGCTGGATAGCCGGTAATCGCCCCCTCTTGCTGAAGGGTCGCCAACGCCGTATAGGCCCAGCTACCGGCAGGAACATCTTGGAAAGGATTCGGCGTCTGTTGTGCCCAGCTCACCCGTGCGACTACCAATAGAAGCAGAGCAGCTCCAAAAAGAAAAAGGCTATTCCACTGTAAACTCGATCTTCTGACCATCTCTGCCCCAACCTAACGCCGTCTCACCAATAACAAGGTTTTCAAAACCTTCGCGTCTTCAATATATAATACTAGTGTCAACGTCGTTCTGTCAACAGGATTTTTTTGCCACTATCGCTTTGAACTCAATCGTTCAAGAGAATACGGGCACTGTGGCTAGGGATCGTCACTACCCTCACCGGTCGTCTCTTCAGTTGCCCCATCGGCACCCCTGAAGCAGGAACCGGCCCACCTCCCTCAGCCTCCACTAAATACTCGGTATGGCCTAAATCTATCTTTACAGGACGCGTATCGGGGTTTACTAAGACCATCCCCCTAGCAAAGTCGCGGCGATAGACTCCCCAGGCCACATCCCAGTCGGCCGAAATCGTGCGGGCAGGCTCTGACAGCGGGGCACCTAGCGATATCGTGTATTCGGGATACCACGAAAGAGTGCTGGTATCGAACATGTTGATATATGTATGTCGCCCCTTGATCAGCAGGTACGAGCCCATCACAAACCATCGCGCATCGTAGTCCGAATCGCGTATGTAAGATTGGCAGATCACAATCTTATCAGCTCGGATAAGAGCTAAAAGGCGATTCATCTGAAGTTGCCAATCGCTCGGCGCATAGTAGTTTCCTGGCCCCGACAGCGCAAATCCCTCGTTCATTCCCCCATCCCCAACCGCGTAGTTTGTGGTGTCCCACGCATTCACCAAACCACCTAAATTCGGCAGATAGTAAAAGTGTTCTGGCTGATCATGCAACGCCTTGCAACAGTAAGCACCATATAGGTTGAGATTCGGTATCCAGTTCTGCTTGCACGCTTCAACATGAGAGAACCACGCAAATGGTGGGTTCACCTGGTTCATGAGAATATCCTGCGTGTAACTATCAGCGAACACCCCGTCATCTTCGTTATCGCGTAGTCTTTGCAGAGCCGTTTCCACCCAATACTTCGGCCAGCCAGAAATGGGTTCCCCATTTCTAAAGAGAATGTTCATCACGTCCCAATGGTAGACATTTTGGGAAATTGGGCTTCCGTCAGCAGTCCTCAAAAACCAGTGCGGATGTTGTTTTATATAGCCAAAATCGTTCGTCCATCGTTCTCCATCTAAGAAAGCTGCAGTGCCGGCTCCCACAGCAAGCTGATAGTGCAATATAATGAAATGTGGGTTCAACTTGCGAATCGTCTCCGCCCAACTGCGGGTCTCCTTTTGAGTGCCCGCATAGTGGTCTGCAATAAACCGCCATTGGGCCGGGCTTAAAGAGTTTGCTGCCGGCAGCTGATCGGAAAAGACGACGATCCGGTCGGTCGTATCGGGAAAGGGATGCGCTTCAGCACCAATGGGCGGTATGGGACGTGCCCTCACTTGCCCCCAAAGCAAAATCCATCCTACGCACACTATTGTCAATGAACGCCCTCGACGTCGCTTTGGGCATGGAGGGTACGCTCGACGGATGAAATACATCTGGCAACTACCTCCTTGCCAGTTGGCACCATCTACTCCTACGATACCAGGCGTTCTCCGCACCATACGCTACGCTCCAGACCGCCCCAGTGCTTGCTCTACAGAACAAGCGCTATGACACGTCTACAGATCGCCTTCTGAAGTCCCTCGGGAGGGCTGAAAAGGAGAGAGAATCCCTTTTTTGTATCTCTCTCATATCCCTAAAAGTAGGATGGGGTGAGGCTTTCCCCACCCCACGGGAAGCAGCTACTAAACCTTCGCACTAGGAGTGCGAGACGCTGGTCAGATTCGTGATGGTGCTTGTTCGCACAGTTATGGCGTGGAGTTGTTCTGGGGAGAGCACTCCTCCGGCGCCGTAGGGGCTGCTGCCGGGCACCCCTGGCATCGAGCTGCCTCCGGCATACGGCGGCCTACCTCCCATCCCGTAAGGAGAGGAGCTACCTCCATAAGGAGGCATTCCAGGATACCCCCCTGGTGCTCCCGGATAGCCTCCTGGTGCACCGGTGTAGCCACCGTAAGGGGACGACGATCCACCTCCGTAGGAAGGCCCTCCCACAGGCGGGCCACCGGGCCTCATACCGCCTCGGCGTCCACCATAGGGAGCACCACCGTAAGGCATGCCACCGTATGGAGCACCGCTCATTGAATATGGTGAGGAGGTTCCACCCATTCCGTAGGGGCCACCGGGCATGCCCGGATACTTCCCTTCATAGGGCATACCGCCCGGCCCTCCATAAGGCACTCCATAGCTAGTAGTGGTGAGACCATTGGCCGTGGCGTTGTTGATCTGCGCAGGCGTATCTCCCTTAATCGTCAGCGTGCTGACAATCTTTACCACGCGCCCCGCCGTGTAGGCGAAGTAGATGTCGCGCTCGTAAGTGATCTTGGGCTTCTGAATAGGAATGCCATTAAACATAATCGTTTCAGGCAGCTTAGCAGTCTCCGTGGTAGAGTCAAACGATTGATGAATCTTGGCAGTTGGGTAGCCATTCTGCCACTCTAAATCTACCAGGCGACTATGCAGAGTCACTTTAGGCTGATCGCTCGACGGCAAACCGGGGATATCTATGCGCTGCTCCGGCGTTATCCACGTCTCTCCCACAGAGACCGCCGCCTCCGGTAGTGTAGGCAAGTTAAGCGCATCTAGCTCCAAAATACTGGGTTGGGCCGATGCGGTGGTTCCCTGTTGGTAAGCCGCCAATTGGCCTTGCGGCGGAGATCCTATGTTCACGGAGTTCGAGTCGACCTCATAGTGAATTCGCCCCAATGCATCGAGTAGCTGATAGACTGAGTCGGGCAGCTGATCCTGAGGATAGATAAACTGCTGCCCACCCTGCATGACAGTTAATGCCGTGAGCTTGTCGCGAACGAGAGCCTCTGGCAAAGGCTGTTCTATATCGAAAAGCAGCCTGCTCTCAATCGAAGAGAGGGGCACGTCGCTGCTGGATCCGGTCTCCGAAAAGCCTCCTACAATTACTGAAGAACTGTCGCGGGTGTAGTGATATTGAAAACCTTCCGGAAACCGATAGCGCAAGCGCAAAACAGAGGGGCCGTTGTGAATGATATTGGCAACGTTGACGCGGATGGAAGTCGAGCCGATCTGGACGCTACCGCTGGCTTGATCGGGCGCCGGGCCGAAAAGCACTAGCCGCACTGTATGCTCACCATCGGATACTCCTAAATCTTTTGTGGCCCAAATATAGGTAAAGGGTTTATCGGAGTTCTGTTGTGGATAGATCGCAGCGGTGAACTTCCCATCTATGTAGACACCCACATAGCCTTCAGGCGGTATGCTAGCACGCGGAACCTCAATTGCTACGTTCTCACGAACGGTGGCGCCATCCGGTGGGCGAATGATGGTAAACGGTATCCCCTGCCCTCGCGCCCATGGCGTCCCTAGAAACCATAGAACAGGGAGCAAGTAGACGCATAAGCGCACCATGTTACGGTAGAACATCGTCAACGACCCCTCCTCCAAAAATCTCTTACTGCTTCCGAAAGTGTATTTCAGTGTATCATAGTTCCTTGTACAAGTCAAGCACTCAATTTATCTATACGGAGGAAAGCAGACAGAGGAGTTATTTGGATATTTCTATCCAAATATTGACTCAGCCTTCCCCAATGTTGGATACTATATTTAGTAGCGAAAATGGCTAGAAGGGTTCACCGCCCTTCGTCTCTTCTGAGGAGGTAAAACATGGAATACCGTGTGTTAGGCGAAACGGGGCTTAAAGCTTCCACTGTGGGTTTTGGCGTCTGGACGGTCGCCACGACCATGTGGGGCATTAACGACGATGAGGTGGGCATTCGCCTGCTGCGACGTGCTTTCGATCTCGGCATCAACTTTTTTGATACCGCCGACGTCTATGGCGACGGCAAGGGCGAGACGCTGCTCGCCGACGCTCTCGAAGGCCACCGCGATGAGATCGTCATCGCTACCAAATTCGGCTACGATTTCTACAACTACCCCGGTGTCCAGCCCGGCCAGAGAGAAAGGCCCCAAGACTGGACGCCCACCTTCGTGCGTAGCGCCTGTGAAAAGAGCTTACAACGCTTGCGCACCGATCATATAGACCTTTACCAACTTCACAACCCGCGCCTCTCCGCACTTCAAAACGACGATCTTTTTGCCACCCTTGAAGCGCTTAAGCAAGAAGGCAAAATTCGCTCCTATGGTGCGGCCTTAGGGCCGGCGCTACGGCCTGAACGCCAGGTGGAAGAGGGTCTCTACAGCGTTAAAGAGCGCCGTATGGCTGTCCAGATCATCTATAACATGCTAGAACAACAGCTCGGTGAACCGATCTGCCCGGCAGCTAAGGAGGCTGGTGTTCCCGTTATCGTGCGCGTGCCCCATGCTTCCGGCATTTTGGAAGGACGCTACACCACAGAAACCACCTTCGATACGAACGACCATCGTAGCTTCCGCCTCGTCAACGATCAGATGCGCCAAGAGTGGCTCATCAATGGCCTAAAGAAGCTGGAAAAACTGCGCTTTGCCGCCGAATCGGCAGGTCGTACCCCTGGTCAAATGGCCATCCAGTGGTTGCTCGCCCAGCCTGCTATTGTATCGGTGTTGCCCAATATCTATGACCACGCTCAGTTGGAGGAGTTCGCTAAAGCCCCCGATACTCCCCCCTTCACCCAAGAAGAGCTGAACAAAGTCGCCGATCTTTATGCCCATAACTTCTACCTGGAACCGTTGGAAGCTGCCCCCTAAAGGAGCCAAGGTTCAAAGCGCTAAATCGTCAATGCCTTCTCCATCCTCATAGGGATATGGAGAAGAGGGTGAAACTTGTTGTCCAATTTGGGGTCTAAAAAGGAGGTGATGCATCGCGATTGATCGTTGTGAAGGAAGGAGCAAGGAGTTGGTCGCTACCAGCCTGCGGTGTGCACGGATGATATTTGCGCCCAATATTGTAGTGAAGGTGCTCTTCGTTCTGTTTGGTGTGGCTTTTGCCTGTCCGATTCAAGCGCAGATCGGTCGATCGCGTGCACCAAGCCCTTCCAAACCGGTACAAACGCCCACTCCTCCTTCGCCTCCGACTCTCAATCTCATGCCTTTGCCAAAAGTTATCTCGGCAAGCAGAAACATCAAATTGTGGGACACCAGCGGCCAACCTACCCTGCAGATCGACCCAAATACCGGTGACATTAACGCTCTGGCGCTGGGCACGAAAGACGGCCAGCAAACACTGATCTCTGGTGGAGCGGATGGCGTTGTGCGCCTCTGGAACCTTGCCTCAGGTGCGCCCGGCGACACCCTTGCAGTAAACCACGGCCCCATAACCGCACTTGCCATCTCGCCCGACAATATGATCCTCGCCGTGGGAGCCGCCGATGGAACCATTAGCCTATGGGCCTGGAAACAAGGGCGTCTGCTTGCAGCGGTGCCCGCTCACAGTGATGCGGTTACAGGCCTCATCTATGCTTCAGATAACCACACCCTCATTAGCGCTAGCGCCGACCGACAGATACGGGTATGGCTGCTTCTGGATAATGGACGCCGAATTGTTTTGCGCTCTAGCATTCTAGCCCACGATGCTCCGATCACCGGTATCGCGCTTCTTTCAGGAGGCACACAGGTCGCCAGCGTCTCAGAAGACGGCTATCTGATGATCTGGGACCTCGCCACTGGTGCACAGATTCGACGTATTTTCGTGTGCGAACGTGGCGTTACTGCCCTCGCCGTCTCCCCTGACGGCAAAACCCTGGCCACTGGGGACTTCAACGGTCATATCCGCCTTTGGAATGCCATCACAGGAATGCCTCTCACTTTCCAAGGAAACCTACCTCAACCCCCCCGAACGCTCCTTTGGAGTGCCGATGGTACAATGCTCGTCTGCGGCGCAGCCGATAATACTCTTAGCTTTTGGAACGTAAATACAGATAAGCAGGTCGCCTGTATCGCAGCCCACGACAGCCCAGTACGGGCGCTCGTACTGGCACCCTAATTACCGATCTACTACCAAGGAGATGAACGATGGAAAACCGTGGCCGTACCATGGTCGAGTTCGCTTTCTACAAAGTTGACCCCGCTTGGCGACGCCAACCCGATGAGGTTCGAGAAAAAGATAAGGCCGACTTCACCTGCGCGGTGGAAGAGGCCGCCGACGAAATGATGATTCGTAGCTACTCCCTTACTGGCATTCGTGGAGATGTAGACCTCCTGCTTTGGATGGCCTCACCAGACCTTGACCTTCTGCGAAATCACGCAGCCCGCTTTCTACGAACCGGTATCGGTCGCTGGATGACACAGCCCTACTGCTTCCTCTCCATGACCAAAGCCTCCCAATACAAAGACCCGACCGCAAAAAACGAGCCGGAAGGACGTCGTCTCATCATCCGACCCACCGGACGCAAATTCCTTTTTGTCTATCCCTTCGTCAAAACGCGCGCCTGGTATCGAATGCCCTATGAGGAACGCCAAAAAGCTATGGCGGAGCATATAGAGCTTGGACATAAGTATCCTACAGTTAAACTTAACACCACCTACTCTTTCGGCATTGATGATCAAGAGTTCGTGGTTGCCTTTGAAACCGACATTCCGGCCGACTTTCTCGATCTTGTCCAACATATGCGCGAATCGGAGGCGAGCGCCTATACCCTACGGGATACACCAACCTTTACATGCGTACAGGTACCACTGCGTGAAGCGCTCGATGCGATTGGCTAGCGCTTTTCTAGCCACATGATGCAGACCACAACGACGCGCGAAGAGCAGATCAAAGCCTATGCCAAAGAGCTAGGTTTCGATCTCGTCGGGATCGCAGAGGCTATCCCTTCGATCTTTCAACAACAGTATCGCGATTGGCTCGAAAAGGGATATGCCGGCCAGATGGAATATCTTGCCCGAAATTTGGAGCGACGGCTGAATCCGCAAGAGCTTTTGCCCAATGCACGCTCGCTTATCGTCGTTGCTATGAACTACTATGCCGACACAGAAGAGGGGCCTGGTACTCCTCCCGTACGTCCAAACCATGCCATTTTCGCTCGTTACGCTCGTGGAGACGACTACCATGATGTCATTACAAAACGTCTCTATCAGCTGTTGGAGTACATAAAAAAACGGATCGATCCAAATGCTGCTGGGCGTGTCTATGTAGATGCTGGCCCCCTGCTTGAAAGAGAGGTAGCTCAACGTGCTGGTTTAGGTTGGTTTGGTAAAAACACCATGTTGATCAACTCGCGTCGTGGCTCGTACTTCTTTCTTGGTGCTTTGGTAACCGATCTCGATCTCGAGCCCGATAGGCCGGCCCAGGGGCATTGCGGACGATGCAAGCGCTGTATCGAGGCCTGCCCCACAGGTGCTCTGATCGCTCCCTATCAGCTCGATGCCCGCCGCTGTATATCCTATCTCACTATCGAACTCAAAGAGGCCATTCCCGTTGAGTTGCGCCCTGCACTATCGGCCAACGGCAACCGCATTTTCGGCTGCGATATCTGTCAGGAGGTCTGCCCCTTCAACCAAAAGTTTAGCGTGCCCACCACAGAGCCGGCGTTTCAACCTCGTGAGATCACTCGAAATAGTCGCTTAGTCAACCTGTTGCAATTAAGCGAACCAGAGTTTCGAGAGAAGTTTCGAAAAAGCCCCGTAAAAAGAGCAAAACGAAGGGGCCTGCTGCGCAACGTCGCCACTGCCCTTGCCTACAGCGACGATCCAGAGGCCGAAGCCGCGCTTCAAAACGCTGCCGAGCACGACCCTGACCCCCTCGTGCGTGAGCATGCAGCTTGGGCGCTCGACACGTTAAGAAAGCGCAAAACTACCTCCTCATCTCCCTAAGACTGAACCAGGGCAAACCCTCAGCTCTCTTACACACACCAAGTTTCACAACAGAGCCCCCATTCCGTAACAGCCATAGCACTAAAAACACACCCCCTATAAAAACCTCCTCTTGATTTTCCTACGAGGACATGATATAATCGCATCTAGTTTCCAGGGAACAAGTCAGAACAGAACAAACGGGGTCGCTCAACGCCATTATCCTTGATTATGATGACCATAGAACCCCGAAAAACCTTTAGGGAGACACGCATGACAATGAGCTGCTTAGAAAACAGCATCCTGGAACGTGGTATCGCATATAAGAACGAGGGCCAGTATGATGAGGCTGTCGCCGCCTTTAAAGAGGTCTTGGAGAAAGACCCCAACTCCTGCGACGCGCATCATCAGCTCGGTCTTGTCTACGGCTTTACCGGTCTCTTCGACGAGTCGCTCGAAGAGCTTCAAAAAGCCGTACAACTTGCTGCCGAGCGCGTGGATATCCGGCTCGACCTCGCCCTTACCTACTCGATGCTCGGCATGTACGATGAAGCGACGGCGGAGTTCCAGGAAGTGCTGCGTCTTGACCCAAATAACAAACGCGCCACCGACAGCCTAAAATTCATTAAGGAGATGCTTGGATAGCGAACGCCGCATTGCCACATGCTGCTGTGCCCTCTCGCCAAGGTGTGGCGCGCTTGAACAAGTTTTCTATCTGGTTCCCGCCCGTTTTTTATCTCTTACTTGCTGCCGTCTTTCTCTACCGTACAACCTTCGTAGGGGATGTTTTTTTGCCTGCCGGTCTGCTAGGCTATATTGCCCCTTACCAGACCGCGATTCACGCCCACTCGCTGCCACCGTGGAACCCGCTGCGCTGGGATGGCATTGCCCAGTTCTATCCCTGGCGCCTGTTCGCTGCCCGAACGGTCCGCTCCGGATTGCTGCCCTTATGGAATCCCTATCAGTTCTGTGGCGCGCCCTTCGTCGCCAATAGCCAGTCCGCCGTTTTCTATCCCCCTAATCTCCTGTTCGATCCTCTTCCAACAACAATCGCTTTTAACCTCAACGCCCTCCTGCACCTTACCCTCTGTGGGTGGTTTACCTACCTGTTCCTAAAACAGCTTCGGTGCTCCACACTTTCATCCTTGCTTGGCGGCTGCGTCTATGCCTATTCGGCCTGGCAGGTGCAGTGGCTCCAGCTACCCACCTTTCTCGCCACATCCTGCTGGTTTCCTTTGGTTCTACGCCAGCTCTACCGGCTTCTGCGCACACATAGTGCGCCAGGCACATCTCTTACCTCTGCAGGCGCCTCTATAGGCCTCATGCTGCTGGCTGGGCATCTGCAGATCGCCTTCTATGGTCTACTAGCCGCTTCTCTCTGGTCGCTTGCCCTTCTTATTCGTACAGCGAACGAACGGAAAGCCTTGGGAAGATCAATCGCACTATCTGCAGGTGCCTTTCTACTTGGAGGTCTACTCTGTGCTGTTCAGCTGTTGCCAACCTTAGAGCTTTCGCGTCTATCTCATCGTGCCACCCAGGCCACAACAGCAGGATACCAAGAGTACGTCGGCTACGCGCTTCAGCCCTATGAACTGACTACCCTCTTTTTGCCCAACCTCACCGGCAACGATTACGATCCGCAAAACCATTATTGGGGATTTTATCTGCAATCTGCCGCCAACGCGTTAGTGGCTGTGCGACATAACGCCGCCGAAACGGCCCTGTATGTAGGAATTCTCCCTCTGCTTTTGGCTGCATTAGCCGTCTATCGTGCGTTGCAACGCCAATCCCTAAACTATCGGGCTCTGTTTTTCGTGCTTCTCGCCGTGCTCGCACTCCTTATGGCGCTCGGCACCCCATTAGATGCGCTCTTTTATTTCGGCATTCCGGGTTTTGGGGCCTCTGGATCGCCAGCACGCATCTTAGTGCTTTGGGCTCTCGCCATCGCCTGTTTAGCCGCCTTTGGTTTGGACTACCTGCTTGAATCGCCGCCTAATAAGCGTGCTCTCCTGGCCCTTTTTGCGGTCTTACTAGCCGGCTTTGGCCTTTGCCTCTTTTTGGTCTCTCAGGCACTATCCGTTCCGCTTCCCGGTTTTGATCTGCTCCACGTGCCCACCTTCTCTCAAGCGCTCTCCCGTATCCCTTACGATTGGGTTCGCCTCGGAGCCGGCTTTATTCTGGCCGCCGTTCTCTTTTGGCAGGCGCATCGACGCTCCAAGTCAGTTTCCTTCACTCTAGCTGTTAGTTGCCTTGCTATCACGATCGCCGACCTATTTTGGACCGGCATCCCGATCAACCCAGTTGCCCGCCCAGCCTGGGTCTACCCTCGCACGCCTGGCATTCGCTACCTACAAGCCCATCTCGGCCATGAACGGATATTTCCCATTAATCGGTTCTGGAGCCTCGATC of Chthonomonas calidirosea T49 contains these proteins:
- a CDS encoding putative glycoside hydrolase family 15 protein; translation: MYFIRRAYPPCPKRRRGRSLTIVCVGWILLWGQVRARPIPPIGAEAHPFPDTTDRIVVFSDQLPAANSLSPAQWRFIADHYAGTQKETRSWAETIRKLNPHFIILHYQLAVGAGTAAFLDGERWTNDFGYIKQHPHWFLRTADGSPISQNVYHWDVMNILFRNGEPISGWPKYWVETALQRLRDNEDDGVFADSYTQDILMNQVNPPFAWFSHVEACKQNWIPNLNLYGAYCCKALHDQPEHFYYLPNLGGLVNAWDTTNYAVGDGGMNEGFALSGPGNYYAPSDWQLQMNRLLALIRADKIVICQSYIRDSDYDARWFVMGSYLLIKGRHTYINMFDTSTLSWYPEYTISLGAPLSEPARTISADWDVAWGVYRRDFARGMVLVNPDTRPVKIDLGHTEYLVEAEGGGPVPASGVPMGQLKRRPVRVVTIPSHSARILLND
- a CDS encoding aldo/keto reductase; amino-acid sequence: MEYRVLGETGLKASTVGFGVWTVATTMWGINDDEVGIRLLRRAFDLGINFFDTADVYGDGKGETLLADALEGHRDEIVIATKFGYDFYNYPGVQPGQRERPQDWTPTFVRSACEKSLQRLRTDHIDLYQLHNPRLSALQNDDLFATLEALKQEGKIRSYGAALGPALRPERQVEEGLYSVKERRMAVQIIYNMLEQQLGEPICPAAKEAGVPVIVRVPHASGILEGRYTTETTFDTNDHRSFRLVNDQMRQEWLINGLKKLEKLRFAAESAGRTPGQMAIQWLLAQPAIVSVLPNIYDHAQLEEFAKAPDTPPFTQEELNKVADLYAHNFYLEPLEAAP
- a CDS encoding WD40 repeat domain-containing protein, whose amino-acid sequence is MVATSLRCARMIFAPNIVVKVLFVLFGVAFACPIQAQIGRSRAPSPSKPVQTPTPPSPPTLNLMPLPKVISASRNIKLWDTSGQPTLQIDPNTGDINALALGTKDGQQTLISGGADGVVRLWNLASGAPGDTLAVNHGPITALAISPDNMILAVGAADGTISLWAWKQGRLLAAVPAHSDAVTGLIYASDNHTLISASADRQIRVWLLLDNGRRIVLRSSILAHDAPITGIALLSGGTQVASVSEDGYLMIWDLATGAQIRRIFVCERGVTALAVSPDGKTLATGDFNGHIRLWNAITGMPLTFQGNLPQPPRTLLWSADGTMLVCGAADNTLSFWNVNTDKQVACIAAHDSPVRALVLAP
- a CDS encoding chlorite dismutase family protein; its protein translation is MENRGRTMVEFAFYKVDPAWRRQPDEVREKDKADFTCAVEEAADEMMIRSYSLTGIRGDVDLLLWMASPDLDLLRNHAARFLRTGIGRWMTQPYCFLSMTKASQYKDPTAKNEPEGRRLIIRPTGRKFLFVYPFVKTRAWYRMPYEERQKAMAEHIELGHKYPTVKLNTTYSFGIDDQEFVVAFETDIPADFLDLVQHMRESEASAYTLRDTPTFTCVQVPLREALDAIG
- the queG gene encoding tRNA epoxyqueuosine(34) reductase QueG, producing MMQTTTTREEQIKAYAKELGFDLVGIAEAIPSIFQQQYRDWLEKGYAGQMEYLARNLERRLNPQELLPNARSLIVVAMNYYADTEEGPGTPPVRPNHAIFARYARGDDYHDVITKRLYQLLEYIKKRIDPNAAGRVYVDAGPLLEREVAQRAGLGWFGKNTMLINSRRGSYFFLGALVTDLDLEPDRPAQGHCGRCKRCIEACPTGALIAPYQLDARRCISYLTIELKEAIPVELRPALSANGNRIFGCDICQEVCPFNQKFSVPTTEPAFQPREITRNSRLVNLLQLSEPEFREKFRKSPVKRAKRRGLLRNVATALAYSDDPEAEAALQNAAEHDPDPLVREHAAWALDTLRKRKTTSSSP
- a CDS encoding tetratricopeptide repeat protein, with amino-acid sequence MTMSCLENSILERGIAYKNEGQYDEAVAAFKEVLEKDPNSCDAHHQLGLVYGFTGLFDESLEELQKAVQLAAERVDIRLDLALTYSMLGMYDEATAEFQEVLRLDPNNKRATDSLKFIKEMLG
- a CDS encoding YfhO family protein; the protein is MNKFSIWFPPVFYLLLAAVFLYRTTFVGDVFLPAGLLGYIAPYQTAIHAHSLPPWNPLRWDGIAQFYPWRLFAARTVRSGLLPLWNPYQFCGAPFVANSQSAVFYPPNLLFDPLPTTIAFNLNALLHLTLCGWFTYLFLKQLRCSTLSSLLGGCVYAYSAWQVQWLQLPTFLATSCWFPLVLRQLYRLLRTHSAPGTSLTSAGASIGLMLLAGHLQIAFYGLLAASLWSLALLIRTANERKALGRSIALSAGAFLLGGLLCAVQLLPTLELSRLSHRATQATTAGYQEYVGYALQPYELTTLFLPNLTGNDYDPQNHYWGFYLQSAANALVAVRHNAAETALYVGILPLLLAALAVYRALQRQSLNYRALFFVLLAVLALLMALGTPLDALFYFGIPGFGASGSPARILVLWALAIACLAAFGLDYLLESPPNKRALLALFAVLLAGFGLCLFLVSQALSVPLPGFDLLHVPTFSQALSRIPYDWVRLGAGFILAAVLFWQAHRRSKSVSFTLAVSCLAITIADLFWTGIPINPVARPAWVYPRTPGIRYLQAHLGHERIFPINRFWSLDHPPPAVLPPNGAMVYQLRDVQGYDSLFPGQLKAYADQFARPNRFGVSDASPPEVGNMVFFQNPNAPLLPTTSARYAVALPTDNPAFANVTLPPSTPPLSLSSNDLTLYLLSSALPRARFLSDNPKLLNPPVTYLQDLPTRVVLRVTALTSGLLILADENYPGWEATVDKQPVPILTPPASQGSLFRAVRLAPGNHIVAFQFQPSSFNIGLYLSLTGLLILCWESSKNLFRSRKTM